Within the Miscanthus floridulus cultivar M001 chromosome 2, ASM1932011v1, whole genome shotgun sequence genome, the region AGATGCCGCTCTCCTGTTTACAGTCACCTCTCTAGCAGTCTAGCTCTGTGCTACCAAACACTTGCGTTTTCCTAACAAACAATGGTGGCCCACTCCCAACTGTAAAGCACGGATGCTTTTCTTATTCACTGATAAAGTTGCATTCTTCCCGTCCCCTGACTGTCCTTTTTGTGAATTTCAAGAAAGCGATGCCAAAAGTGCTTGGTTCCACTCTGGTCTTAATTTCAGCTGAGATTACTCGAATTTGCTGTTAAGTGGAGGCTTATATGGATTCATGCTGTATTATTTTGTCTAACACTTGCAGGATGCAGTCATTTGTTATCCATTTGTTTGCTGCTAGAAAATCAACCCTTTGTGACCGTCTTTATGAGTGcctattttttttttccttttcttctgGTGCGTATTGTTAAAGAAAGCATTTGGACATTGGTGTTCTTTTTTCTCTCTTGAGAATCCGCCTTTTGTTTGCTTGTTTTATTATCATCTCAAAGTTAAGCTCAATTGATGTTTATCATTTGCTGCACGCAAGCTGTACATGGTAGAGACAATTAGGTCATATTTTAGTGCCTATCCAGCCTGTATCCACCTTTATATTCTTGGATTCCATTGTGCAAGCTCTGCTGTTTGGTCAATATTCTTTTCTTTACGACATGCTTTTTAGGAAAAGAAAACGTGAAATGGCAATATTTTTATCCGAATAGCATATAGAAATGGTAAATTCTGAACTTCACAATAACAGTTCTTTGTTTTGTGGGCCAGGATTCAAGGGTATTTTATAGATGACAAAGGCAGCAACTCTTTATGGGAGCAAGACACAGAGTGAGGCCCTGCGGCCAGGGCCATTGCGTCCAGCAAATATTATCAGAAATAAATTCCCCACATACAAGAATGGTTCAAATGGTATAGTGATCAAGCTGGCTGATGGTCCAGAAATGCCACCTCTCAAGGAGATCGTTGCAAAGGAGACTGCAGATCTACTTGATCGTCGTCAGCGTCTCTCTGTCCGTGAACTTGCGATGAAGTTTGAGAAGGGTCTCAACACTGCCACACTGTTGTCGAATGAGGTTCAGACCCATTCATTTCAGTGTATTCGTGCCAGTTGTATTTAAATTGATTCAATAACATAATACCACTTTTCATACTTCTATGATTACACAAATATGTAGTGCACTTTATTAGTGTGTTGGCTTATCCGTTCCCTGATGAATGTAGTTTTCCAATAATTGTAAGCCTGACCAAACATATAACACTGAATATTTTGTTTGACTTGCACACACTGGCAGGTTAAATGGAGACAAGTAGCTTTGCTGGAGCGGGATATCCTTTTGAAGAATCTAAAGAGTGTATTGGAGTCACTGAGAGGTCGGGTGACAGGCAAAACTAAGGATGAAATCGAGGAGTCTATATCTATGGTTGGTTTCTTCATATTCTTTTGCCAATTTATTGGGTTTACCTTTCCCCTTGACATATATATATTTAATAATATCATGTCTTATAAATGTATTATACATTTCCTGAAAAAATTGTACTCCACCTAACCTAGTTTAATGTGTAAGCATGTTTCCTAAATTCTgtaattttatttttttgtcaAGAAACTCTCCGGCAACCTGCTGAGGTGGTGCTCctttttcattttgatatttgatTGGGGTGTAACATTTTGTAGGTGGAGATCCTTGCGGTTCAGCTCTCCAAAAGAGAAGCTGAGTTGCTTCAGCAAAAAGAAGAGGTCACAAAATTAGCAAAATCATTAAAGCAGGTGTGTTTTACATTGTTGTATAACTTATGTACATGTGTGTTAATAGTTTGAGGAACGAGAATCTATTTACTTGAAATATTCCAAAGTTCTTACTGTCATGATTCAGTCATCTTGCACTGTTTATTGTTCCCCACCAACTTGTTTAGCTTAAAGGTTGCTGTTTGGTAGCTATGTTTTCAGAGGATACCTTGCTCAACATGTGAGAGATCTGCAACAAGCTGACTTAACTGTTAAATCTCAATATCTTCTAGAAAATACCTCAACCAGGAATCTTAAAGTTCCCAATTGATATGTAGATTTGAATTGCCATGACCATAGAGAAGGGGTTCTTATGTTCGACTGAGGAACACACCCATTGATCATAAAAATAAGTGGCCCAAGCACCCCACTTCGCCCTAAGGCATTTAATTATCAAAATTATAATAGATATATGGAACTATGCGCCACTTTGTAGTTTATACTAATACCCATTGCTGTTGAAGGCCTGCCTAAAAAATTGAATCTTGTTGTAATGGTATGGTAGTCCTTCATGTCACCTGACTTTCTGTAATTTAAAAATTGCTCACAAATCGTGTAGCTACTTATGTGAGCATAACATATGATTACCTTACTTTGGATTTGATTTCCttactcattgtaaacattatgcTCTGGCATTAATTTCCCTCAAGAAAATGGCAGCGCTATGGGTTTAGCCATCTAGTCTCCGCATTGACATTGTTATTTGTTTACAAGTTTGAGGGTTTGCTCCTTTCTAATCTTGTTCATAGGCTTCTGAAGATGCAAAGAGAATTGTTGAAGAAGAAAGAGCTAATGCTCATACAGAAATAGAAACCGCTAAGAGTGCTGTCCAGAGAGTTCAGCAAGCAGTTCAGGAGCATGAGAAGATGTCCCAAAATACTGGGAAGCAAGTATGGGATAAATTTTAGAAATTTTCATCCTCATTACATTCCAATTGATACAAGCTGACCCATAAATTTGCTGCCTCTACTTTAAGTGAAGTTTAGACATACTTGTTAATACACTTGTCCTATATAATTGCATTATTACATAAACCAGTCTGATCAGTTCTGAAAACCTGCTTAATTCTCTGGACCTATACAAATTATAAATTTTAGTTACATGAAAGTTTCTCTCTGCATATATGCATATTATTTGGAACTTGCAGAAGTTATTCCCTTTGTATATACATATATGCATCTAGTGGTTTTACATCATTTCAAATTTATAAACAATCTTATTTTCATACCGATTTCAACTATGGACATGTATGTGATATCTATTTGATGTTTGGAAGGACATGGAAGAACTAAAGAAAGAAGTTAGAGAAGCCCGGAGGATCAAAATGTTGCATCAGCCCAGCAAGGTTGGGATATACCTACTATACAACTCAGTATATCATTGGAGTGTGTATACTCTCTTTGTCGTATGGTAACATGATACATTTTGCGTTTGTCTAGGCAATGGATCTGGAAAATGAAATACGAATTTTACGTAACACATTTGCTGAGAAGTCCAAGGATTGTGTTAATCTTTTGAAAGAGGTATTTTTTTATTGTTACAAATACCTTCTTCAATTTGTTAGTATACTGAAATTGGTATTATTTAGTGTACTGGAAGTAGTTAGTATAAATAACACAAGCAGGTGCAAAGGCACCATTTTACTCGTATATGCCGCTTCTTTTGTTTCGGGGGGAAAGCTATGGTACTGCTTGGATCAGTCACAAAAAGTGAACTGTGTGTCTCTCACTGCTGTACTCAGACAGCCTCAAGCTCTTTTATTGTCAACATCTGAAGTGTTTCCAGCAGTAGTGATCTTTTGTTGTGTCAAATATAAGACCTTGTTACATTACTGATTTGGAAATATGTTTCTGGCAGTTGGAAATGCATAAAAGGTTAAAAGAAAATGGTACCATCCCTTCATTCGATCTGGAAGGTCTCCAATGCTTAGGATCAATGCTACGTATAGTTGGTCTGAGTGGTACTCACATGGATTTGTCAAATATTTCAATCCAGTGGTTCCGGATACATCCAAAAGAAAGCAATAAAGAGATTATTTCAGGTGGAATCATGCTCTGTCTTTGTCTTGGTCTCTGCCTCTGTCTTATCTTCGCTTTAAATTCAGAGTGCCAGTGCTTTttacatcttttgtttttaaccTCTTTAGGTGCCACAAGACCAGTATATGCTCTAGAGCCACATGATGTTGGACGCTATTTGCAAGCTGAAATCGATGTTGGCGGTGAAATTGCAGTAGCAAAGACAGCTGGGCCAGTAGACCCTGGTTTGTTTGACTGAACACATTTGGCGAGCATTATCTGTATGTTTTGGTTATTgcatgactaacatgtgtttatTATTGTTAGCAGATGCTGGATTGGTAGATTATGTGGAGACACTCGTAAGGAAACCTGAAACTGAATTCAATGTATGATTCCATCATCCTTTGCCACTCTATGGCATTTCTTTTGCACAAATATGCCATGCTGAGATCACAATTTTTTTGAAGTATTCAATCCTATTTACCAAATAAGTAGCCTGAATCGGCATGACCAGTGTATTAAACATAGCCATCTGCTGCTCTTAATTTGAATACTTCTCTTAATTTCTTTTGCAAGGGGCACATGCACTACTCTTAAACATGTCATCTGCTGTTCTTAATTCGAATAGTACTTCTGGTAACATAGCCATACATGATACATCAAATCCCATCAAGGCACAACCATTAGAACCTTGAACGGGTGTTCTTAAGTGCACCTTGCGTTGTGTCTTATTACAGGTTGTTGTGCTTCAATTGAATGGCATTGACCAGCCAAAAGAGTCGGTTCATGTACTCAATGTCGGAAGACTGCGGATGAGACTTACTAAAGGGAAGTCTGTAGTTGCCAAGGAATTCTATTCCTCATCAATGCAGGTATGGTACAATGCATGAGTAACATCATATCTTCTCTTTTTTTGTTAGATAGTGATTGCGAAGGATTATGTTAAATTTGGTGCATGTATTATGGCAAAAAACACGCCTGTCATTAAGGGTTGTTACAAAGGTTTTCACCAATATTACTGGTAGTTCACTGCACCCATAGTAGTCATGTTCCCTTACACGCATGAGTTTGTATTGATATATTGCTCTTCTTCAATACTGCTACCAGTCCAAGTTGACAAGTGAGAAGACTCCCTGCCCCTAAAGGCCTTGCTGTTTTTTGTTACAGTTATGTGGTGTTAGAGGTGGTGGCGAAGCAGCCTCGCAGGCAATGTTTTGGCGACCCAGAAACGACCTCAGCTTGGTGCTAGCCTTCGAGAGCACTCGAGAACGCAACACAGCCATCATGCTTGCTCGGCGTTTCGCTATAGATTGCAATGTATGTGCCTTCGCCAAGCACTATGTACGAGTCTCATACTGCTGCAACATTTTTTTCTTACCTTACTGAAATGGTTGCAGATCATCCTTGCTGGGCCAGGAGACAAAACT harbors:
- the LOC136539813 gene encoding stomatal closure-related actin-binding protein 1-like isoform X1, whose protein sequence is MTKAATLYGSKTQSEALRPGPLRPANIIRNKFPTYKNGSNGIVIKLADGPEMPPLKEIVAKETADLLDRRQRLSVRELAMKFEKGLNTATLLSNEVKWRQVALLERDILLKNLKSVLESLRGRVTGKTKDEIEESISMVEILAVQLSKREAELLQQKEEVTKLAKSLKQASEDAKRIVEEERANAHTEIETAKSAVQRVQQAVQEHEKMSQNTGKQDMEELKKEVREARRIKMLHQPSKAMDLENEIRILRNTFAEKSKDCVNLLKELEMHKRLKENGTIPSFDLEGLQCLGSMLRIVGLSGTHMDLSNISIQWFRIHPKESNKEIISGATRPVYALEPHDVGRYLQAEIDVGGEIAVAKTAGPVDPDAGLVDYVETLVRKPETEFNVVVLQLNGIDQPKESVHVLNVGRLRMRLTKGKSVVAKEFYSSSMQLCGVRGGGEAASQAMFWRPRNDLSLVLAFESTRERNTAIMLARRFAIDCNIILAGPGDKTPW
- the LOC136539813 gene encoding stomatal closure-related actin-binding protein 1-like isoform X2: MTKAATLYGSKTQSEALRPGPLRPANIIRNKFPTYKNGSNGIVIKLADGPEMPPLKEIVAKETADLLDRRQRLSVRELAMKFEKGLNTATLLSNEVKWRQVALLERDILLKNLKSVLESLRGRVTGKTKDEIEESISMVEILAVQLSKREAELLQQKEEVTKLAKSLKQDMEELKKEVREARRIKMLHQPSKAMDLENEIRILRNTFAEKSKDCVNLLKELEMHKRLKENGTIPSFDLEGLQCLGSMLRIVGLSGTHMDLSNISIQWFRIHPKESNKEIISGATRPVYALEPHDVGRYLQAEIDVGGEIAVAKTAGPVDPDAGLVDYVETLVRKPETEFNVVVLQLNGIDQPKESVHVLNVGRLRMRLTKGKSVVAKEFYSSSMQLCGVRGGGEAASQAMFWRPRNDLSLVLAFESTRERNTAIMLARRFAIDCNIILAGPGDKTPW